A region of Nocardioides sp. JS614 DNA encodes the following proteins:
- a CDS encoding S-(hydroxymethyl)mycothiol dehydrogenase, translating to MQQVKAVIARGKGQPVEVTTINVPDPGPGEALVQVQACGVCHTDLHYREGGINDDFPFLLGHEAAGVVEAVGPDVTAIAPGDFVILNWRAVCGECRACERGEPWYCFATHNATQRMTLAEGPDAGTELAPALGIGAFAEKTLVAAGQCTKVDPSARPAAVGLLGCGVMAGIGAAINTGAVTRGKSVAVIGCGGVGVAAIAGSALAGASPIIAVDIDAQKLEAARRMGATHVVDSSRTDPVAAIQELTGGFGADVVIEAVGRPETWKQAFYARDLAGTVVLVGVPTPEMKVPDLPLIDVFGRGGSLKSSWYGDCLPSRDFPMLVDLYQQGRLDLDAFVSEEIGIGDVEAAFERMHEGGVLRSVVIL from the coding sequence ATGCAGCAGGTCAAGGCCGTGATCGCCCGCGGCAAGGGGCAACCCGTCGAGGTGACCACCATCAACGTGCCCGACCCGGGCCCGGGCGAGGCACTCGTCCAGGTGCAGGCCTGCGGGGTCTGCCACACCGACCTGCACTACCGCGAGGGCGGCATCAACGACGACTTCCCGTTCCTCCTCGGTCACGAGGCCGCCGGCGTCGTCGAGGCGGTCGGCCCGGACGTGACGGCCATCGCCCCGGGCGACTTCGTGATCCTGAACTGGCGGGCCGTGTGCGGCGAGTGCCGGGCCTGCGAGCGCGGCGAGCCGTGGTACTGCTTCGCGACCCACAACGCCACCCAGCGGATGACCCTCGCCGAGGGTCCCGACGCCGGCACCGAGCTCGCGCCGGCCCTCGGGATCGGCGCGTTCGCCGAGAAGACCCTGGTCGCGGCCGGCCAGTGCACGAAGGTCGACCCGTCGGCCCGGCCGGCCGCCGTCGGGCTGCTCGGCTGCGGGGTGATGGCGGGGATCGGAGCCGCGATCAACACCGGCGCGGTCACCCGCGGGAAGTCCGTCGCGGTCATCGGCTGCGGCGGCGTCGGCGTGGCCGCGATCGCCGGCTCGGCGCTCGCCGGGGCCTCGCCGATCATCGCGGTCGACATCGACGCCCAGAAGCTGGAGGCCGCGCGCCGGATGGGCGCCACCCACGTCGTCGACTCCAGCCGGACCGACCCGGTCGCGGCGATCCAGGAGCTCACCGGCGGCTTCGGCGCGGACGTCGTCATCGAGGCCGTCGGCCGCCCGGAGACCTGGAAGCAGGCGTTCTACGCCCGCGACCTGGCCGGCACGGTGGTGCTGGTCGGCGTACCGACGCCCGAGATGAAGGTCCCGGACCTCCCGCTCATCGACGTCTTCGGCCGGGGCGGGTCGCTGAAGTCGAGCTGGTACGGCGACTGCCTGCCCAGCCGCGACTTCCCGATGCTCGTCGACCTCTACCAGCAGGGCCGGCTGGACCTGGACGCCTTCGTCAGCGAGGAGATCGGCATCGGCGACGTCGAGGCGGCGTTCGAGCGGATGCACGAGGGCGGCGTGTTGCGCTCGGTGGTGATCCTCTGA
- the groL gene encoding chaperonin GroEL (60 kDa chaperone family; promotes refolding of misfolded polypeptides especially under stressful conditions; forms two stacked rings of heptamers to form a barrel-shaped 14mer; ends can be capped by GroES; misfolded proteins enter the barrel where they are refolded when GroES binds) → MPKILEFDEHARRALERGVDALANAVKVTLGPKGRYVVLDKKWGAPTITNDGVTVAREVELDDPFENLGAQLTKEVATKTNDIAGDGTTTATVLAQAMVHEGLRAVTAGANPMGLKRGMDAAAEAVGDALKEAAREVESREDMASVATISSRDSVIGDLLAEAFDKVGKDGVITVEESNTMGTELEFTEGMQFDKGYISQYFVTDPERMEAVLEDPYILLHQGKISAVAELLPLLEKVIQSGKPLFILAEDVEGEALSTLVVNKIRGTFNAVAVKSPAFGDRRKAMMQDIATLTGGQVVAPEVGLKLDQVGLEVLGQARRVVVTKDDTTIVDGAGDPKDVEGRVNQIKAEVENTDSDWDREKLQERLAKLAGGVCVIKVGAATEVELKEKKHRIEDAVSATRAAIEEGIVAGGGSALVHAVSVLSDDLGLTGDEALGVRVVRKAADEPLRWIAENGGVNGYVVTTKVRELGLGNGFNAATEEYGDLVAQGVLDPVKVTRSALVNATSIAGMLLTTETLVVDKPEEEEPAAAGHGHGHGHGH, encoded by the coding sequence ATGCCCAAGATCCTGGAGTTCGACGAGCACGCCCGGCGCGCCCTGGAGCGCGGCGTCGACGCGCTCGCCAACGCCGTCAAGGTCACGCTCGGCCCGAAGGGCCGCTACGTCGTCCTGGACAAGAAGTGGGGCGCCCCGACCATCACCAACGACGGCGTGACCGTCGCGCGTGAGGTCGAGCTGGACGACCCGTTCGAGAACCTCGGTGCGCAGCTCACCAAGGAGGTCGCCACCAAGACCAACGACATCGCGGGCGACGGTACGACGACCGCGACGGTGCTGGCCCAGGCGATGGTCCACGAGGGCCTGCGCGCGGTCACCGCCGGCGCGAACCCGATGGGACTCAAGCGCGGCATGGACGCCGCTGCCGAGGCCGTGGGCGACGCCCTCAAGGAGGCGGCCCGCGAGGTCGAGTCGCGCGAGGACATGGCGTCGGTCGCCACGATCTCGAGCCGTGACAGCGTGATCGGCGACCTGCTCGCCGAGGCCTTCGACAAGGTCGGCAAGGACGGCGTGATCACGGTCGAGGAGTCCAACACCATGGGCACCGAGCTCGAGTTCACCGAGGGCATGCAGTTCGACAAGGGCTACATCAGCCAGTACTTCGTCACCGACCCGGAGCGGATGGAGGCCGTCCTCGAGGACCCCTACATCCTGCTGCACCAGGGCAAGATCTCCGCGGTCGCCGAGCTGCTGCCGCTGCTGGAGAAGGTGATCCAGTCCGGCAAGCCGCTGTTCATCCTGGCCGAGGACGTGGAGGGCGAGGCGCTCTCCACCCTGGTCGTGAACAAGATCCGCGGCACCTTCAACGCGGTCGCGGTGAAGAGCCCGGCGTTCGGTGACCGTCGCAAGGCGATGATGCAGGACATCGCGACCCTGACCGGCGGTCAGGTCGTCGCCCCCGAGGTCGGACTCAAGCTCGACCAGGTCGGCCTCGAGGTGCTCGGCCAGGCCCGCCGCGTCGTCGTCACCAAGGACGACACCACGATCGTGGACGGCGCCGGCGACCCCAAGGACGTCGAGGGCCGGGTCAACCAGATCAAGGCCGAGGTGGAGAACACCGACTCCGACTGGGACCGCGAGAAGCTCCAGGAGCGGCTCGCGAAGCTGGCCGGCGGCGTGTGCGTGATCAAGGTCGGCGCCGCCACCGAGGTGGAGCTGAAGGAGAAGAAGCACCGCATCGAGGACGCCGTCTCCGCGACGCGCGCCGCGATCGAGGAGGGCATCGTCGCCGGCGGCGGCTCCGCCCTCGTCCACGCGGTCTCGGTGCTCTCCGACGACCTCGGCCTCACCGGCGACGAGGCGCTCGGCGTCCGCGTGGTCCGCAAGGCCGCCGACGAGCCGCTGCGCTGGATCGCCGAGAACGGCGGGGTCAACGGCTACGTCGTCACCACCAAGGTCCGCGAGCTCGGCCTCGGCAACGGCTTCAACGCCGCCACCGAGGAGTACGGCGACCTGGTCGCCCAGGGCGTCCTGGACCCGGTGAAGGTCACCCGCTCCGCGCTGGTCAACGCCACCTCGATCGCGGGCATGCTGCTCACGACCGAGACCCTGGTCGTCGACAAGCCCGAGGAGGAGGAGCCCGCGGCAGCCGGTCACGGCCACGGGCACGGCCACGGCCACTGA
- the guaB gene encoding IMP dehydrogenase has protein sequence MELPEKFAALGLTYDDVLLLPGHSDLAPADIDMTSRLTREISLKVPLVSAAMDTVTESRMAIAMARQGGLGVLHRNLSIEDQAYQVDLVKRTQTGIISNPVTIGPDATLEQLDQLAGEYRISGFPVVDADNRLLGIITNRDLRFTPVAEWATTKVDEVMTPMPLITAPPDISREDATLLLRQHKRERLPLVDAQGRLAGLITVKDFVKSEQFPHASKDGAGRLMVGAAIGYFGDAWQRATTLVEAGVDVLVADTAHGHVTLLLDMVRRLKADPATRHVQVIGGNVATRDGAQAFVDAGADAVKVGFGPGSICTTRVVTGCGVPQITAVYEASLACQPVGVPVIADGGLQQSGDIAKAIVAGAETVMIGSLLAGCEESPGELIFVNGKQYKSYRGMGSLAAMSSRGKKSYSKDRYFQAEVTSDDKIVPEGIEGQVAYRGPLAAVAHQLIGGLNQSMFYIGAATIPELQAKGRFVRITSASLKESHPHDVQMTVEAPNYSGR, from the coding sequence GTGGAGCTGCCTGAGAAGTTCGCCGCCCTCGGCCTGACCTACGACGACGTCCTGCTGCTGCCGGGTCACTCCGACCTCGCGCCCGCGGACATCGACATGACCTCGCGGCTGACCCGCGAGATCTCGTTGAAGGTCCCGCTCGTGAGCGCCGCGATGGACACCGTGACCGAGTCGCGGATGGCGATCGCGATGGCGCGCCAGGGCGGCCTGGGCGTGCTGCACCGCAACCTGTCGATCGAGGACCAGGCCTACCAGGTCGACCTGGTCAAGCGGACCCAGACCGGCATCATCTCCAACCCGGTGACGATCGGGCCGGACGCGACCCTCGAGCAGCTCGACCAGCTCGCCGGGGAGTACCGCATCTCCGGCTTCCCGGTCGTCGACGCCGACAACCGCCTGCTCGGCATCATCACCAACCGCGACCTGCGGTTCACCCCCGTCGCGGAGTGGGCCACCACCAAGGTCGACGAGGTGATGACGCCGATGCCGCTGATCACCGCGCCCCCCGACATCTCCCGCGAGGACGCCACCCTGCTGCTGCGCCAGCACAAGCGCGAGCGGCTGCCGCTGGTCGACGCGCAGGGCCGGCTGGCCGGCCTGATCACCGTCAAGGACTTCGTGAAGTCCGAGCAGTTCCCGCATGCCTCCAAGGACGGCGCGGGGCGACTGATGGTGGGGGCCGCGATCGGCTACTTCGGTGACGCCTGGCAGCGCGCGACCACGCTCGTGGAGGCCGGTGTGGACGTGCTGGTCGCCGACACCGCCCACGGTCACGTCACGCTGCTGCTCGACATGGTGCGCCGCCTCAAGGCCGACCCGGCCACCCGCCACGTCCAGGTGATCGGCGGCAACGTCGCCACCCGCGACGGCGCGCAGGCCTTCGTCGATGCCGGCGCCGACGCCGTGAAGGTCGGGTTCGGGCCCGGCTCGATCTGCACGACCCGGGTCGTCACCGGCTGCGGCGTACCCCAGATCACTGCCGTGTACGAGGCGTCGCTGGCCTGCCAGCCGGTCGGCGTGCCGGTGATCGCCGACGGCGGGCTGCAGCAGTCGGGCGACATCGCCAAGGCGATCGTTGCCGGCGCCGAGACCGTGATGATCGGCTCGCTGCTGGCCGGCTGCGAGGAGTCGCCCGGCGAGCTGATCTTCGTCAACGGCAAGCAGTACAAGTCCTACCGCGGGATGGGCTCGTTGGCGGCGATGTCCAGCCGCGGCAAGAAGTCCTACTCCAAGGACCGGTACTTCCAGGCCGAGGTGACCAGCGACGACAAGATCGTGCCCGAGGGGATCGAGGGCCAGGTCGCCTACCGGGGCCCGCTGGCCGCGGTCGCCCACCAGCTGATCGGCGGCCTGAACCAGTCGATGTTCTACATCGGCGCGGCGACGATCCCCGAGCTCCAGGCGAAGGGCCGCTTCGTGCGGATCACCTCGGCCTCGCTCAAGGAGAGCCACCCCCACGACGTCCAGATGACCGTCGAGGCCCCCAACTACTCCGGCCGCTAG
- a CDS encoding DUF4118 domain-containing protein produces the protein MTLPGPSTGTATEAWFRRRPPLTWAAVAAMFVGVFLLRLSGGTVEDAYSMLYVFPVALVAFAFGLRKGAAAGVLAVLLIVVWAVARGVHLDPAGWASRILPILLLGVLLGDASDRLRRNEAERRRLETAALLHRDAIEINDSLVQGMAAAKWSLEAGDVDTGLRTLNATISEAQELVSGLIRQAGMGGRTERPTESPTDQE, from the coding sequence ATGACGCTTCCTGGCCCGAGCACCGGCACCGCCACCGAAGCCTGGTTCCGGAGGCGGCCGCCACTGACCTGGGCCGCGGTGGCGGCCATGTTCGTCGGCGTCTTCCTGCTGCGCCTCTCCGGCGGGACCGTCGAGGACGCCTACTCGATGCTCTACGTCTTCCCCGTGGCGCTGGTCGCGTTCGCGTTCGGCCTGCGGAAGGGGGCGGCCGCCGGGGTGCTCGCGGTGCTGCTCATCGTCGTCTGGGCCGTCGCGCGCGGCGTGCACCTGGACCCGGCCGGCTGGGCCTCGCGAATCCTGCCGATCCTGCTGCTCGGCGTACTGCTCGGCGACGCCAGCGACCGGCTGCGCCGCAACGAGGCCGAGCGCCGGCGCCTGGAGACGGCGGCACTCCTGCACCGCGACGCCATCGAGATCAACGACTCGCTCGTCCAGGGCATGGCGGCGGCGAAGTGGTCGCTGGAGGCCGGCGACGTCGACACCGGTCTGCGGACCCTCAACGCGACGATCAGCGAGGCCCAGGAGCTGGTGTCCGGGCTGATCCGGCAGGCCGGCATGGGCGGGCGCACCGAGCGCCCGACCGAGAGCCCGACCGACCAGGAGTAG
- a CDS encoding sensor histidine kinase produces MRGVGRSDAAIAAGFVLAAAAEAVALHRSTPGLLAFGTCGALVLAVLGVRRTRPVVTLCVLAVFGVIGTAVQAEVWPDVEDSGGVWIFALMLACYSLGAHGPRRVLVLGGLLPLLIVAAVDLPTMQGWALVNGVVFVTAFVGMLPTAVGRVVRVRRDRLVSLEGQRERIVQEQRAASESAALAERLRATERLRPALLDGLRGLARSADDGTDPARIEAAARDLLTRTRVEVVALAAPIGTVEPADPAQVDHVRALRAAAQRWSVLGAGAIAAGVVLESAGTLDLAAPGWAVLASGAAIGAPLALVWWRPLPAVATAWCAAAVFSHLVAPLGGTLSGAALTLSTAFVVAALSSRPTALAGLATCWLGQRLVGTDDPIGDAAIVLACWVGGMVLSEVSELVEQERANNRLLADQEGVAAQRAVVEERLRLAREIHDHIGHSLTVAALQAGAARRLGTADPERARAALRTVAAAAREGLVVLDPNTSADLEGLLELTRTAGLAVDAELADLAGVGPGARGVVHRLVQEALTNVLRHAPGARVGVVVRLERDGVVVAVSNTAPSGPGSGPGTGRGLDGIRERVASLAGEVRWGPRPDGGFEVRAMLPAVTREGVTP; encoded by the coding sequence GTGCGAGGCGTGGGCAGGTCCGACGCAGCCATCGCGGCGGGGTTCGTGCTGGCAGCAGCCGCGGAAGCGGTCGCGTTGCACCGGTCCACGCCCGGGCTCCTGGCGTTCGGCACCTGCGGTGCGCTCGTCCTCGCAGTCCTCGGCGTGCGCCGGACGAGGCCGGTCGTCACGCTTTGCGTGCTTGCCGTGTTCGGCGTGATCGGGACGGCGGTCCAGGCCGAGGTGTGGCCCGACGTAGAGGACAGCGGCGGGGTGTGGATCTTCGCGCTGATGCTCGCGTGCTACTCGCTCGGCGCCCACGGGCCGCGGCGGGTGCTCGTCCTGGGCGGGCTGCTGCCGCTCCTGATCGTGGCGGCGGTAGACCTACCCACGATGCAGGGCTGGGCGTTGGTCAACGGAGTCGTGTTCGTGACGGCGTTCGTGGGCATGCTGCCTACGGCCGTCGGCCGGGTGGTGCGCGTCCGGCGCGACCGGCTGGTCTCCCTCGAGGGCCAGCGCGAGCGGATCGTGCAGGAGCAACGCGCCGCGAGCGAATCCGCGGCGCTGGCCGAGCGCCTGCGCGCGACGGAGCGGCTCCGGCCGGCCCTGCTCGACGGCCTCCGCGGACTCGCCAGGAGCGCGGACGACGGGACGGACCCGGCCCGGATCGAGGCGGCCGCCCGCGACCTGCTCACCCGGACCAGGGTGGAGGTCGTCGCGCTGGCCGCTCCCATCGGGACGGTGGAGCCGGCCGACCCGGCGCAGGTCGACCACGTCCGGGCGTTGCGGGCGGCCGCGCAGCGCTGGTCTGTGCTCGGCGCCGGCGCGATCGCGGCCGGCGTGGTGCTGGAGTCGGCGGGGACGCTCGACCTGGCCGCCCCCGGCTGGGCGGTGCTCGCCTCCGGTGCGGCGATCGGCGCACCGCTCGCTCTCGTCTGGTGGCGCCCGCTGCCGGCCGTCGCGACCGCCTGGTGTGCCGCAGCCGTGTTCTCGCACTTGGTCGCGCCGCTCGGCGGCACCCTGAGTGGAGCGGCGCTGACGCTGTCGACGGCCTTCGTGGTCGCCGCCCTCTCGAGCCGGCCAACCGCGCTCGCCGGGCTCGCCACCTGCTGGCTCGGCCAGCGGCTGGTCGGGACCGACGACCCGATCGGCGACGCGGCGATCGTCCTGGCCTGCTGGGTGGGCGGCATGGTGCTGAGCGAGGTCTCGGAGCTGGTGGAGCAGGAACGCGCCAACAACCGGCTACTGGCCGACCAGGAGGGGGTGGCCGCGCAGCGGGCGGTCGTCGAGGAGCGACTCCGGCTCGCTCGGGAGATCCACGACCACATCGGACACAGCCTCACGGTGGCGGCCCTCCAGGCCGGTGCAGCCCGACGACTCGGGACCGCAGACCCGGAGCGGGCCCGGGCCGCCCTCCGGACCGTGGCGGCCGCCGCCCGTGAGGGACTGGTGGTCCTGGACCCGAACACCTCCGCCGACCTCGAGGGACTCCTCGAGCTCACCCGAACGGCCGGCCTGGCCGTCGACGCGGAGCTCGCCGACCTCGCCGGCGTGGGCCCCGGTGCGCGCGGCGTCGTCCACCGGCTCGTCCAAGAGGCACTGACCAACGTCCTCCGGCACGCGCCGGGAGCGCGGGTCGGAGTCGTCGTCCGTCTCGAGCGCGACGGCGTCGTCGTCGCCGTCTCGAACACCGCGCCGTCGGGTCCCGGAAGCGGCCCCGGCACCGGTCGTGGCCTGGACGGCATCCGGGAGCGGGTCGCGTCGCTGGCCGGCGAGGTTCGCTGGGGGCCTCGGCCCGACGGCGGGTTCGAGGTACGTGCGATGCTCCCAGCCGTCACCCGCGAGGGCGTGACACCGTGA
- a CDS encoding class I SAM-dependent methyltransferase, producing MDLEAFGWLLTADGARLLEAAAAVVEAGEDPLAAQTRLRRGAEPAQVAAALTQATLRVRAREKFGELADRMYFTPDGLEQATRHRVATHRASRLVAASAATLVDLGCGIGGDLLAAARAGLTAAGVDLDPVRVAVARANLDALGLPGAVQLADATTLDTSPFDVAFADPARRTARGRTFDVDGWTPPWPFVERLLARDSCVKVAPGIPHELVPEGVEAEWVSDHGEVKEAALWSGRLATTARRATVIGEGGLATLTDEDDPGAPVGPVGAFLYEPDGAVIRAGLVTAVAAGVGGRLVDEHIAYVASDASYRTPFARGYQVLEELPYREKALRAALRERRIGRLTIKKRGVDVVPDQLRKRLDLAGDEEGTIVLTRVAGHGTALLVQPF from the coding sequence GTGGACCTGGAGGCGTTCGGCTGGCTGCTCACCGCCGACGGCGCCCGGCTCCTGGAGGCCGCCGCAGCGGTCGTCGAGGCCGGCGAGGACCCGCTGGCGGCGCAGACCCGGTTGCGCCGAGGCGCCGAACCCGCCCAGGTCGCGGCCGCGCTCACCCAGGCCACCCTGCGGGTGCGCGCGCGGGAGAAGTTCGGCGAGCTCGCGGACCGGATGTACTTCACCCCCGACGGCCTGGAGCAGGCCACCCGCCACCGGGTCGCCACGCACCGGGCGAGCCGGCTGGTCGCCGCGTCCGCCGCGACCCTGGTCGACCTGGGCTGCGGCATCGGCGGCGACCTGCTCGCCGCGGCCCGCGCCGGGCTGACCGCGGCCGGCGTCGACCTCGACCCCGTGCGGGTGGCCGTGGCCCGGGCCAACCTCGATGCGCTGGGGCTGCCGGGAGCGGTGCAGCTCGCCGACGCGACCACGCTGGACACCAGTCCCTTCGACGTGGCGTTCGCCGACCCGGCTCGGCGTACCGCCCGGGGACGGACGTTCGACGTCGACGGCTGGACGCCGCCGTGGCCGTTCGTGGAGCGGCTGCTGGCCCGCGACTCCTGCGTCAAGGTCGCGCCGGGCATCCCGCACGAGCTCGTCCCCGAGGGGGTCGAGGCCGAGTGGGTCAGCGACCACGGCGAGGTCAAGGAGGCGGCGCTCTGGTCGGGCCGGCTCGCCACCACCGCACGGCGCGCGACCGTGATCGGCGAGGGCGGGCTGGCGACGCTGACCGACGAGGACGACCCCGGCGCGCCGGTCGGGCCCGTCGGCGCCTTCCTCTACGAGCCGGACGGCGCGGTGATCCGCGCCGGGCTGGTCACCGCCGTCGCCGCCGGGGTCGGCGGCCGGCTGGTCGACGAGCACATCGCGTACGTCGCCTCCGACGCGTCGTACCGCACCCCGTTCGCCCGCGGGTACCAGGTGCTCGAGGAGCTGCCGTACCGCGAGAAGGCGCTGCGGGCCGCCCTGCGCGAGCGGCGGATCGGCCGGCTGACGATCAAGAAGCGTGGCGTCGACGTGGTCCCCGACCAGCTGCGCAAGCGGCTGGACCTCGCCGGCGACGAGGAGGGCACGATCGTGCTCACCCGGGTCGCAGGCCACGGCACCGCACTGCTGGTGCAGCCCTTCTGA
- a CDS encoding MBL fold metallo-hydrolase, protein MAGPGPARVDHAVSSGTFSLDGETFEVENNIWVVGDDAECVVIDAPHDVADILAVVGDRKVKAIVCTHAHDDHVRVAPALREEVVAPIMLHPADRPLWELTHTRYLWDLDLEDGLEIEVGGTSLRVLHTPGHAPGAVCLYASDLGCVFTGDTLFQGGPGATGRSFSDADLIVESIRTTLFALPDDTVVHTGHGADTTIGAERVGLGS, encoded by the coding sequence ATGGCCGGGCCGGGCCCGGCGCGGGTCGACCACGCGGTGTCCTCCGGAACGTTCAGCCTCGACGGGGAGACGTTCGAGGTCGAGAACAACATCTGGGTCGTGGGCGACGACGCCGAGTGCGTCGTGATCGACGCGCCGCACGACGTCGCCGACATCCTGGCCGTCGTGGGGGACCGGAAGGTGAAGGCGATCGTGTGCACGCACGCGCATGACGACCACGTCCGGGTCGCTCCGGCGCTGCGGGAGGAGGTCGTGGCGCCGATCATGCTGCACCCGGCCGACCGCCCGCTGTGGGAGCTCACGCACACCCGCTACCTCTGGGACCTCGACCTCGAGGACGGCCTGGAGATCGAGGTCGGTGGCACCAGCCTGCGGGTGCTGCACACCCCCGGGCACGCGCCGGGCGCGGTCTGCCTGTACGCCTCGGACCTGGGCTGCGTCTTCACCGGGGACACCCTGTTCCAGGGTGGTCCCGGGGCCACTGGACGGTCGTTCTCCGACGCCGACCTGATCGTGGAGTCGATCCGGACGACGCTGTTCGCGCTGCCCGACGACACGGTCGTCCACACCGGTCACGGCGCGGACACCACGATCGGCGCCGAACGGGTGGGACTCGGGTCCTGA
- the groES gene encoding co-chaperone GroES: MSVNIKPLEDRIVVKPLDAEQTTASGLVIPDTAKEKPQEGEVLAIGPGRIDDNGNRVPLDVTVGDKVIYSKYGGTEVKYAGEEYLILSARDVLAVVS; the protein is encoded by the coding sequence GTGTCGGTCAACATCAAGCCCCTCGAGGACCGGATCGTCGTCAAGCCGCTCGACGCCGAGCAGACCACGGCCTCGGGCCTGGTCATCCCGGACACCGCCAAGGAGAAGCCCCAGGAGGGCGAGGTCCTCGCGATCGGCCCGGGTCGCATCGACGACAACGGCAACCGCGTCCCGCTCGACGTCACCGTCGGCGACAAGGTCATCTACAGCAAGTACGGCGGCACCGAGGTCAAGTACGCCGGCGAGGAGTACCTCATCCTCTCCGCGCGCGACGTCCTGGCTGTCGTTTCCTGA
- a CDS encoding response regulator, whose product MITVAIADDQPLVRSGLRMILEGEPDIEIVGEAADGADAVALVTAGAPDVLLLDVQMPEVDGLAAMTEIEASESSTRVLMLTTFDLDEYVYQAMRAGAAGFLLKDMAGEDIVAAVRQVAHGADALLAPAVTRRLVDRYTRERRRPPAPALDQLTPREHDVLRLIAAGLSNAEIAAELFIGETTVKTHVARVLMKLRLRDRVQAVVLAYESGLMRD is encoded by the coding sequence GTGATCACGGTCGCGATCGCCGACGACCAGCCGCTCGTGCGCAGCGGGCTGCGGATGATCCTCGAGGGCGAGCCGGACATCGAAATCGTCGGCGAGGCGGCCGACGGCGCCGACGCGGTCGCCCTGGTGACGGCCGGAGCCCCCGACGTACTGCTGCTGGACGTGCAGATGCCCGAAGTCGACGGCCTGGCGGCGATGACCGAGATCGAGGCGTCGGAGTCGTCCACCCGCGTGCTGATGCTGACGACGTTCGACCTCGACGAGTACGTCTACCAGGCGATGCGCGCCGGAGCCGCCGGCTTCCTCCTCAAGGACATGGCCGGAGAGGACATCGTGGCCGCCGTGCGGCAGGTGGCCCACGGAGCCGACGCCCTGCTCGCCCCGGCGGTGACCCGCCGCCTCGTCGACCGCTACACCCGCGAGCGACGGCGTCCGCCCGCGCCCGCCCTCGACCAGCTCACTCCGCGCGAGCACGACGTGCTGCGGTTGATCGCGGCTGGTCTGTCCAACGCCGAGATCGCGGCCGAGCTGTTCATCGGGGAGACGACCGTGAAGACCCACGTAGCGCGGGTGCTGATGAAGCTCCGCCTGCGGGACAGGGTGCAGGCGGTCGTCCTGGCCTACGAGTCCGGACTGATGCGGGACTGA